From the Candidatus Bathyarchaeota archaeon genome, one window contains:
- a CDS encoding DEAD/DEAH box helicase family protein encodes MLRLWFDKGTLLLRGGVGTPYGRWDPRCGCYRVKSYHYGAVLEYLRESGLEFEDAVLNLPPSEQLACSVELREYQNKALDSWSRTGNRGVLVLPTAAGKTFIALKAIEQLKVPALIVVPTLDLVDQWRRRITECLGVEAGAVGGGDHNVHMITVSTYDSAYSQAHQLGNRFLFLVFDEVHHLASQGYMQIAHMYVAPYRMGLTATYERSDNRHTLLPALVGDPVYSLDVEELAGTHLAPYTYEKIAIPLTPNEQQIYDEEMGTFKSYLREKGITMRGAADFQKFILTTGKDPRARKALLARNKAFRVAVNSTAKLELLAQKLQEYRNEKILIFTLYNDLVYTISKRFLIPAVTYQTPRDERREILSNFGDGTYKVIVTSQVLDEGVDVPDASVGLVLGGTGSKREYVQRLGRLLRKTEGKTARLLEIISKETMEVGISRRRHSKEREAKP; translated from the coding sequence ATGCTTCGGTTGTGGTTTGATAAGGGTACGCTTTTGCTGCGTGGGGGTGTGGGGACGCCTTATGGTCGTTGGGACCCGCGCTGTGGCTGTTACCGTGTCAAATCGTATCATTATGGGGCGGTTTTGGAGTATTTGCGTGAGAGTGGTTTGGAGTTTGAGGACGCGGTTTTGAATTTGCCGCCCAGTGAGCAGCTTGCGTGTTCGGTTGAGCTTCGTGAATACCAAAACAAAGCCTTGGACAGCTGGAGTCGCACAGGAAACCGAGGCGTTTTGGTTTTGCCTACCGCCGCAGGAAAGACCTTCATCGCCCTAAAAGCTATCGAGCAGCTCAAAGTTCCCGCGTTAATTGTGGTGCCCACGTTGGATTTGGTTGACCAATGGCGACGGCGCATAACAGAATGCTTGGGCGTGGAGGCAGGAGCTGTTGGCGGCGGCGACCACAACGTGCACATGATTACTGTTTCAACTTACGACTCTGCCTATTCACAGGCGCATCAGTTGGGTAACCGTTTCTTGTTTTTGGTTTTTGACGAAGTTCACCATCTAGCTTCGCAGGGGTACATGCAAATTGCGCATATGTACGTTGCGCCATACCGCATGGGGTTAACCGCCACGTACGAGCGAAGCGACAACCGCCACACTCTGCTGCCCGCTCTTGTGGGTGACCCCGTTTACTCCTTGGATGTGGAAGAGCTTGCAGGCACCCATTTAGCCCCCTACACATACGAGAAAATTGCCATACCCCTCACGCCCAATGAGCAACAGATTTACGATGAGGAAATGGGCACCTTCAAAAGTTACCTGCGCGAAAAGGGCATAACTATGCGTGGGGCGGCGGATTTTCAAAAATTCATCCTAACAACAGGCAAGGACCCGCGCGCCCGAAAAGCCCTGCTTGCCCGAAACAAAGCTTTTCGTGTTGCCGTCAACTCCACTGCAAAACTCGAATTGCTCGCCCAAAAGCTGCAGGAGTACAGAAACGAAAAAATCCTCATATTCACCCTCTACAACGACCTCGTCTACACCATAAGCAAACGCTTTCTAATTCCCGCCGTAACGTATCAAACCCCCCGAGATGAGCGCCGCGAGATTCTCTCCAACTTTGGCGATGGCACGTACAAGGTTATAGTTACTTCGCAGGTTTTGGATGAGGGGGTGGATGTGCCTGACGCGTCGGTTGGGTTGGTTTTGGGTGGCACAGGCAGCAAACGCGAATACGTCCAGCGGCTAGGTAGGCTTTTGCGCAAGACCGAAGGAAAAACGGCGCGGCTGCTCGAGATTATTTCTAAGGAGACCATGGAAGTGGGGATAAGTCGCCGCAGGCATTCAAAGGAGCGGGAGGCAAAACCGTAA
- a CDS encoding transcriptional regulator translates to MPGNDIQDLDRLIHEPNRLAIMAQLYVIESADFLFLQTQTQMTPGNLSAHLNKLENAGYIEVTKEFIDKKPHTTLALTKKGRAAFKEYRNKVKKFVEKLPE, encoded by the coding sequence TTGCCCGGTAACGACATCCAAGACCTTGACCGCCTCATACATGAACCCAACCGCCTAGCCATCATGGCACAACTCTACGTCATCGAAAGCGCCGACTTCCTCTTCCTACAAACCCAAACCCAAATGACCCCTGGCAACCTCTCCGCCCACCTAAACAAACTCGAAAACGCAGGCTACATCGAAGTCACCAAAGAATTCATAGACAAAAAACCCCACACCACACTTGCCCTAACCAAAAAAGGACGCGCAGCTTTCAAAGAATACCGCAACAAAGTCAAAAAATTCGTAGAAAAACTCCCCGAATAA
- a CDS encoding DNA replication complex GINS family protein, which yields MPLKLKQLDFRFENSVVKVVANRNFPRLELAGFSVGPLEEGTEYDVYYWVGKELAQEGIVHFREEDTLDSAKLNKVQWKERIQVAAKISEVSPDFYPQIRRYLLNAKEEITKRPEPIKVQEYERAKHLAHDIINARLKKIVTLAAGPTPQDQSTSKLTTEEKILHRQLSKLINEWRSNILTYKKETHKQ from the coding sequence GTGCCGTTAAAGCTTAAGCAGTTGGATTTTCGTTTCGAGAATAGCGTGGTGAAGGTTGTTGCTAATCGTAATTTTCCGCGGCTTGAGCTTGCAGGTTTTAGTGTGGGTCCTTTGGAGGAGGGCACTGAATACGACGTGTATTATTGGGTGGGTAAAGAGCTTGCTCAAGAGGGGATTGTGCATTTTCGTGAGGAGGACACGTTGGATTCTGCCAAGCTCAATAAGGTGCAGTGGAAAGAACGAATCCAAGTTGCCGCCAAAATCAGCGAGGTCTCACCTGACTTTTACCCGCAGATTCGCCGTTACCTCTTAAACGCTAAAGAAGAAATCACCAAACGCCCCGAACCCATCAAAGTCCAAGAATACGAAAGAGCCAAACACCTCGCACACGACATCATCAACGCCCGACTAAAAAAAATCGTCACCCTAGCCGCAGGACCCACCCCACAAGACCAATCAACTAGCAAACTCACCACCGAAGAAAAAATCCTCCACCGCCAACTCTCAAAACTAATCAATGAATGGCGCAGCAACATCCTAACCTACAAGAAGGAGACCCACAAACAATGA
- a CDS encoding minichromosome maintenance protein MCM has protein sequence MTTTQTTVDPQSRFLEFFKDEKYRHKISQMAILGKEDIVVNFEDLFDFDQALAEMLLEKPEEYLEHANNAAYAQLGIEDAEYAQKIEKITTRIVKLLEHEQLRKLGSKQMGKLIMLEAIVVRATPVRPMVMQAAFKCKRCSTINIVEQKGQFLKAPTVCQSPECGKDGPFEFVQEQSKFIDSQDIRLQERPEDLPPGQLPRTLAAKLIGEDVVDVARPGDHISIVGIVQAFAPSRPGIGKLRTFILQLEANSVEILGKEPETSPPTPEELEKILELAKDPEVYKKLTTSIAPSIYGYPHIKEAILYLLCGGVSKSLPDVNVRGEMNALLIGDPGTAKSQLLQYVSKVAPRGLYTSGRGTTAAGLTAAVVREKGGSMSLEAGALVLADKGIACIDEMDKMRPEDRVAIHEAMEQHTVSVAKGGIVATLNARTSVLAAANPALGRYEPHRTVTENISLPVTILSRFDIIFVLRDVPNKEADSKMSQHILEIHQRGITPTEAPVDAELLRKYISYSKTIKPELSADALNHLREFYLAMRSASESEGSPVAITARQLESLVRVAEARARAALREEVTGADAEAAIAIMKRSLEEVGIDMSSYKMDIDIIMTGRPKSVRDKLQIVLSAVVDMEKEKGTVEKDDLVTMLQEKHKLSRPDIERAINDLLREGTIYEPGEGKLKKI, from the coding sequence ATGACTACCACGCAAACCACTGTTGACCCGCAAAGCCGCTTCTTAGAATTCTTCAAGGACGAAAAATACCGCCACAAAATCAGTCAGATGGCGATTTTGGGCAAAGAAGACATCGTTGTTAATTTTGAGGATTTGTTTGATTTTGACCAAGCTCTTGCGGAGATGCTTCTTGAAAAACCTGAAGAGTACTTGGAGCACGCAAACAACGCCGCCTACGCGCAGCTAGGCATTGAGGACGCAGAGTACGCCCAGAAAATCGAGAAAATCACCACCCGCATAGTCAAACTCTTAGAACATGAGCAACTGCGCAAACTCGGCTCCAAACAGATGGGCAAACTAATCATGCTAGAAGCCATCGTGGTGCGCGCTACGCCCGTGCGACCCATGGTCATGCAAGCAGCATTCAAATGCAAACGATGCTCCACCATCAACATCGTCGAGCAAAAAGGACAGTTCCTCAAAGCCCCCACGGTGTGCCAAAGCCCTGAATGCGGCAAAGATGGCCCGTTTGAATTTGTTCAGGAACAATCCAAGTTTATAGATTCTCAGGATATTCGGCTTCAAGAACGCCCTGAAGACCTCCCGCCTGGCCAGTTGCCGCGTACATTGGCTGCAAAACTTATCGGCGAGGACGTGGTGGATGTTGCTAGGCCAGGTGACCACATATCGATTGTGGGCATTGTGCAGGCGTTTGCGCCGTCGCGTCCAGGCATTGGGAAGCTGCGTACGTTTATTTTGCAGTTAGAAGCTAACAGCGTTGAGATTTTGGGCAAAGAACCCGAGACTAGCCCGCCTACGCCTGAAGAGCTTGAAAAGATTCTTGAACTCGCCAAAGACCCCGAAGTCTACAAAAAACTCACAACCTCCATAGCCCCCTCCATCTACGGTTACCCCCACATCAAAGAAGCCATACTCTACCTGCTTTGCGGGGGCGTCTCCAAAAGCTTGCCCGACGTCAACGTGCGAGGCGAAATGAACGCACTACTTATTGGAGACCCTGGTACGGCGAAGTCTCAGCTTTTGCAGTACGTATCCAAAGTTGCGCCGCGGGGCTTGTACACGTCAGGCAGAGGAACCACCGCCGCAGGCTTAACCGCTGCTGTTGTCCGCGAAAAAGGAGGCAGCATGAGCCTAGAAGCAGGCGCGCTGGTGCTGGCGGATAAAGGCATTGCGTGCATTGACGAAATGGACAAGATGCGCCCAGAAGACCGCGTTGCCATACACGAAGCCATGGAACAACACACGGTTTCAGTTGCCAAAGGAGGCATCGTAGCCACGTTAAACGCGCGAACATCCGTTCTGGCAGCTGCTAACCCTGCATTGGGCAGATACGAACCCCACCGAACAGTAACTGAAAACATCAGCCTGCCCGTAACCATCCTCTCAAGATTTGACATCATTTTCGTGCTCCGAGACGTCCCCAACAAAGAAGCTGACAGCAAGATGTCTCAGCACATTTTGGAGATTCACCAAAGAGGCATAACCCCAACCGAAGCGCCCGTGGACGCCGAATTGCTGCGCAAGTACATAAGCTACTCGAAAACAATCAAACCCGAGTTAAGCGCAGATGCACTAAATCATTTGCGCGAGTTCTATTTGGCTATGCGTAGCGCCAGCGAATCCGAAGGCTCTCCCGTGGCGATTACGGCGCGTCAGCTTGAATCGTTGGTTCGTGTAGCCGAAGCCAGAGCAAGAGCAGCGCTAAGAGAAGAAGTCACAGGCGCCGACGCCGAAGCCGCCATAGCCATCATGAAACGCTCCCTAGAAGAAGTAGGCATAGACATGTCCAGCTACAAGATGGATATTGACATCATCATGACCGGCAGACCCAAAAGCGTACGCGACAAACTCCAAATAGTCCTCTCAGCCGTCGTAGACATGGAAAAAGAAAAAGGCACCGTAGAAAAAGACGACCTCGTAACAATGCTACAAGAAAAACACAAACTCTCCAGACCAGACATCGAACGCGCCATTAACGACCTACTACGCGAAGGAACCATCTACGAACCTGGAGAAGGCAAACTAAAGAAAATCTAA
- a CDS encoding PAC2 family protein: MKSTYVKQIAPIQANNPILIEGLPGLGLVGKISMRYLIKQLNAKKFAYLYSPHFPYFVLVNKKGSIRLLRGAFYFYKNPDGPNDLILFTGDSQSQTIEGQYEIADVMLDFSKKHNAQTLVTIGGYRVETEEKPQVIAAATNQTLLDQALKAGATLSTDGSPIVGTAGLILGLARFKKAQALCLLGETRGYLPDPLAAQSVLETIKNMFNFNIDLQGLDPEITKTQLMLTKLQQIEENRILQAEEDRKEEDKKTTYIS, from the coding sequence GTGAAATCCACCTACGTCAAACAAATCGCGCCCATCCAAGCAAACAACCCCATATTAATCGAAGGGCTTCCCGGGTTAGGCTTGGTAGGCAAAATCAGCATGCGCTACCTAATCAAACAGCTTAACGCGAAAAAATTCGCTTACCTGTACTCGCCCCATTTCCCGTATTTTGTTTTGGTTAACAAGAAAGGCAGCATACGCCTGCTGCGCGGAGCATTTTACTTCTACAAAAACCCCGACGGCCCAAATGATTTGATTTTGTTCACGGGCGATAGCCAATCCCAAACCATCGAAGGACAATACGAAATCGCTGATGTCATGCTGGATTTCTCCAAAAAACACAACGCCCAAACCCTCGTAACAATCGGGGGCTACCGCGTGGAAACCGAAGAAAAACCCCAAGTCATAGCAGCAGCAACCAACCAAACCCTGCTCGACCAAGCCCTAAAAGCAGGTGCAACCCTAAGCACCGACGGAAGCCCCATAGTTGGCACCGCAGGACTCATCCTTGGCTTAGCCAGATTCAAAAAAGCCCAAGCCCTATGCCTACTAGGCGAAACCCGCGGCTACCTACCCGACCCCCTAGCAGCCCAAAGCGTACTCGAAACCATAAAAAACATGTTCAACTTCAACATCGACCTCCAAGGCTTAGACCCCGAAATAACCAAAACCCAACTCATGCTAACCAAACTCCAACAAATCGAAGAAAACCGCATCCTACAAGCCGAAGAAGACCGCAAAGAAGAAGACAAAAAAACAACCTACATCTCCTAA
- a CDS encoding RNA-protein complex protein Nop10: MVWLLRRCEKCNSYTLQTTQCPKCGGKVHIPHPAKFSPDDKYLKYRLALKKEQLSK, from the coding sequence GTGGTCTGGCTACTGCGGCGATGCGAAAAATGCAACAGTTACACCCTACAAACGACTCAATGCCCTAAATGCGGCGGCAAAGTCCACATACCCCACCCAGCAAAGTTTTCCCCTGACGACAAATACCTAAAATACCGCCTAGCCCTCAAAAAGGAGCAATTATCAAAGTGA
- a CDS encoding translation initiation factor IF-2 subunit alpha — protein MSERKPQWPEPGDLIIATIENVTDYGAYARLDEYEKRGLLHVSEISSSWIRNIRDFVRENQKMVLKVLRVDVNKGHIDLSLRRVTKRERIEKIKSWKKERKADALLRGVAEKVGMTAEELYDKAGVLIDDRYGLYDGFEKAAKDGAEPLVKLGIPEDIATVFAQVADERIKVKMVQVKGTMELRCMKPNGIKCIKDAFAQAKKQQEKARDAKVHFYVLAAPKYGVDVSAENWKRAEEVLQKVSQTVVTHLTKAGGQGSFRREK, from the coding sequence ATGAGTGAGAGAAAGCCCCAATGGCCAGAACCCGGTGACCTGATAATTGCCACTATCGAAAACGTCACTGACTATGGCGCATACGCACGCTTAGACGAATACGAAAAACGAGGCTTACTTCACGTCAGCGAAATCTCCTCCTCTTGGATCCGAAACATACGCGATTTTGTTCGCGAAAATCAAAAAATGGTTCTCAAAGTTTTGCGTGTTGACGTAAACAAGGGGCACATTGACCTTTCTTTGAGGCGTGTAACAAAACGCGAACGCATCGAAAAAATAAAGTCGTGGAAAAAAGAACGCAAAGCTGATGCTCTTTTGCGTGGAGTAGCTGAAAAAGTTGGCATGACCGCTGAGGAACTCTACGATAAAGCAGGCGTTCTAATTGACGACCGATACGGCTTGTACGACGGGTTTGAAAAAGCAGCCAAAGACGGCGCCGAACCCCTTGTGAAACTGGGCATACCCGAAGACATCGCCACCGTATTTGCCCAAGTTGCCGACGAACGCATCAAAGTAAAAATGGTTCAAGTCAAAGGAACCATGGAGCTGCGGTGCATGAAACCCAACGGCATAAAATGCATCAAAGACGCATTTGCCCAAGCCAAAAAACAACAAGAAAAAGCTCGGGACGCAAAAGTACACTTCTACGTTCTGGCCGCTCCCAAATACGGCGTAGACGTCTCAGCAGAAAACTGGAAACGCGCCGAAGAAGTCCTGCAAAAAGTCTCCCAAACCGTCGTCACCCACCTAACCAAGGCGGGCGGTCAAGGCTCCTTTAGAAGGGAAAAATAG
- a CDS encoding 30S ribosomal protein S27e, producing MSEWNKLIPKPSSTFLRVKCRKCGNEQLVFSNAVNQVTCNVCNAVLAEPTGGKAKINGDVQAVLE from the coding sequence ATGAGTGAATGGAACAAACTTATACCCAAGCCCAGCAGCACTTTTCTGCGTGTGAAATGCCGTAAATGCGGCAACGAACAGCTAGTCTTTAGCAACGCAGTCAACCAAGTTACATGCAACGTATGTAACGCCGTGCTCGCTGAACCTACAGGTGGAAAAGCAAAAATCAACGGCGACGTTCAAGCAGTCCTTGAATAA
- a CDS encoding 50S ribosomal protein L44e, which yields MNVPKEVTTYCPRCKAHKAHAVSLYKAGKRRALAKGERHHDREKEGYGGQGFPLQKQFAKTTKKQTLRLKCKSCSYMRHKDGIRLRKLTIG from the coding sequence GTGAACGTTCCTAAAGAAGTGACCACGTACTGTCCAAGATGCAAAGCTCACAAAGCTCACGCGGTTTCCTTGTACAAAGCTGGGAAGCGCAGAGCCTTAGCCAAAGGTGAACGCCACCACGACCGAGAAAAAGAAGGCTACGGTGGACAAGGATTCCCCTTGCAAAAACAGTTCGCCAAAACCACCAAAAAACAGACTTTGAGGCTCAAATGCAAGAGCTGCAGCTACATGAGACACAAAGACGGTATACGCCTAAGGAAATTAACCATTGGATAA
- a CDS encoding class I SAM-dependent methyltransferase, translated as MPSAAKKAFFEDYVFEVHPNVYEPAEDSFLFAENLPPTAGKRVLEVGAGCGILSVVAAKQAQQVVAVDINPYAIRCAKQNAHKNGVHNKVAFLQADLFTSLNKAAKFDLIFFNSPYVPSEQNEDASWLARAWAGGATGRQVIDRFISQVGGYVAVGGAVFLLQSNLAGVEQTLSQFALNGMCGEVVVSCGLPFFERLVLIRAAL; from the coding sequence ATGCCCTCTGCAGCTAAAAAAGCGTTTTTTGAAGACTACGTCTTTGAAGTACACCCAAACGTGTACGAACCCGCCGAAGACTCCTTCCTGTTCGCCGAAAACCTGCCCCCCACCGCGGGCAAACGGGTTTTAGAAGTGGGAGCGGGATGCGGAATACTTAGCGTAGTAGCAGCAAAACAAGCCCAGCAAGTCGTAGCCGTAGACATCAACCCATACGCAATACGGTGCGCGAAACAAAACGCACACAAAAACGGAGTCCACAACAAAGTGGCGTTTTTGCAAGCTGACCTTTTCACGTCGCTAAACAAAGCCGCCAAGTTTGACCTTATCTTTTTCAATTCGCCCTACGTTCCCTCTGAGCAAAACGAGGATGCGTCGTGGTTGGCGCGGGCGTGGGCGGGCGGTGCAACGGGCAGGCAGGTTATTGACCGCTTCATCTCCCAAGTTGGCGGTTACGTGGCTGTGGGGGGCGCGGTTTTTTTGTTGCAGTCTAATTTGGCGGGGGTGGAGCAGACACTTTCCCAGTTTGCTTTGAATGGTATGTGTGGGGAGGTTGTGGTGTCTTGTGGGTTGCCTTTTTTTGAGCGGTTGGTTTTGATTCGGGCAGCTTTGTAG
- the rsmA gene encoding 16S rRNA (adenine(1518)-N(6)/adenine(1519)-N(6))-dimethyltransferase RsmA, producing the protein MTLSQMKSLLQKNQITPNKLLGQNFMVDFSVFPQLTRHANLNGSDVVLDAGAGFGFLSRFLSDKCHAVVAVEKDPKIAAVLKTQLQNTPNITVIEGDVLRAELPVFNKAVSIPPYYLSSQLLTWLLDHNLDCAVFIVQKEFADRLVASVGSEQYGWLRVVTYQAANAELLDEVPRWMFYPEPEVDSVIVRLTPWQTLPFAVRDTGVFRRLSKWLFTQRNKKLSNALVPFLRNERKLDKTQAEAVVAKIELPPKRARDLSPQDFGALSDALCS; encoded by the coding sequence ATGACTCTTTCACAAATGAAGTCCCTGCTCCAAAAAAATCAAATCACCCCAAACAAACTCTTGGGGCAAAATTTCATGGTGGACTTCTCGGTTTTTCCCCAGCTAACCCGCCACGCCAACCTAAACGGCTCAGATGTGGTTTTGGATGCAGGCGCAGGCTTTGGCTTTCTCTCCCGCTTTTTATCCGACAAATGCCACGCCGTAGTCGCAGTGGAAAAAGACCCCAAAATCGCCGCCGTCCTCAAAACACAACTCCAAAACACGCCCAACATTACCGTAATCGAAGGCGACGTGCTACGCGCAGAGCTTCCAGTTTTCAACAAAGCGGTATCTATTCCGCCTTACTATCTTAGTTCACAACTTTTGACTTGGCTTTTAGACCACAACTTGGATTGTGCGGTGTTTATTGTGCAAAAAGAATTCGCAGACCGTTTGGTTGCGTCCGTGGGCAGTGAACAGTACGGGTGGCTGCGTGTTGTTACGTATCAGGCTGCAAACGCTGAGTTGCTTGATGAGGTTCCCCGCTGGATGTTTTATCCCGAGCCTGAAGTGGATTCAGTGATTGTTAGGTTAACGCCTTGGCAGACTTTGCCTTTTGCAGTGCGAGATACGGGGGTTTTTAGGCGGCTATCCAAGTGGCTGTTTACGCAACGCAATAAAAAACTATCCAACGCGCTGGTGCCTTTTCTGCGCAACGAACGCAAACTTGACAAAACTCAAGCTGAAGCGGTGGTCGCCAAAATCGAGTTGCCCCCTAAGCGTGCTAGGGATTTGTCACCTCAAGATTTTGGAGCGTTATCCGATGCCCTCTGCAGCTAA
- a CDS encoding DUF655 domain-containing protein, translating to MEKQYEEYAYILDFLPHGRAGYRPTGRVGYRAGALVQCVGEAFFTVLEALVKEGLALKPADRVYVGKNSREEVTYIIGRIGFDELTASAKAELASTISKIVTNREQWFVGFFNTARAITPRMHALELIPGIGKKYMWQVINERDRKPFQSYEDIINRTELPSPVKLITKRVLEELEGDSKHRLFTRSH from the coding sequence ATGGAAAAGCAATACGAGGAGTACGCCTACATACTGGACTTTTTGCCTCATGGACGCGCGGGTTACCGCCCTACAGGTAGGGTTGGTTACCGAGCGGGCGCTTTGGTTCAATGTGTGGGGGAAGCGTTCTTCACGGTTTTGGAAGCTCTTGTCAAGGAAGGCTTAGCCTTAAAGCCTGCTGACCGCGTATACGTGGGCAAGAACTCCCGCGAAGAAGTCACCTACATCATCGGCCGCATAGGCTTTGATGAACTAACCGCCTCCGCCAAAGCCGAATTAGCCTCAACCATAAGCAAAATCGTAACCAACCGCGAACAATGGTTTGTAGGCTTTTTCAACACCGCCAGAGCAATCACGCCTCGTATGCACGCTTTAGAACTTATTCCTGGCATCGGCAAAAAGTACATGTGGCAAGTCATAAACGAACGCGACCGCAAACCCTTCCAAAGCTACGAAGACATCATAAACCGAACCGAACTGCCCAGCCCCGTAAAACTAATCACCAAACGCGTCCTAGAAGAACTCGAAGGAGACAGCAAACACCGCCTCTTCACCCGCTCCCACTAA
- a CDS encoding RNA polymerase Rpb4 → MTSPDLGDEKRLTLPQVKALLEEIGEENLDQFQRRTLDYVSKFTKVEPDVAASLLQTLTGEYELDESEAVQILNCMPETVDELRVFLAGGRKIIETQKLAAIVELLNEKRILK, encoded by the coding sequence ATGACCAGTCCAGATTTGGGTGACGAAAAAAGGCTTACTTTGCCTCAGGTTAAAGCGTTGCTAGAGGAAATTGGCGAAGAAAACTTGGACCAGTTCCAGCGGCGCACTTTGGATTATGTCTCCAAATTCACCAAGGTCGAACCTGACGTGGCGGCTTCTTTGTTGCAAACCCTAACTGGCGAATATGAACTCGACGAATCTGAAGCGGTTCAAATACTCAACTGCATGCCCGAAACCGTTGATGAGTTGCGCGTGTTCTTGGCGGGCGGACGCAAGATTATAGAAACCCAAAAATTAGCTGCAATCGTTGAGCTTTTGAACGAAAAACGGATTTTGAAGTAG
- a CDS encoding 50S ribosomal protein L21e, with protein MKKSKGYCAGTRRLMTKHFREKGKPKLTKYLEEHQVGANIIIKIDPSQQKSLPHKRFHGKIGKILEKRGRGYVVSVPQGDALRKVIVRCEHIEAYKGS; from the coding sequence ATGAAGAAATCAAAGGGATATTGCGCGGGAACCCGCCGACTCATGACTAAGCATTTTCGCGAGAAGGGTAAACCTAAACTTACCAAGTACTTAGAGGAACACCAAGTCGGCGCGAATATCATCATCAAAATTGACCCTAGCCAACAGAAAAGCTTGCCCCACAAACGTTTCCACGGTAAAATCGGCAAGATTCTTGAGAAACGCGGTCGCGGCTACGTGGTTAGTGTTCCCCAAGGTGATGCATTGCGCAAAGTTATCGTCCGATGTGAACATATAGAAGCATACAAGGGTAGCTAA